ATCTCGGTGCCTTCGGGGAGCTGGTCCAGCGCCGCCTCCACACAGCCGGCGGCCGCCGTGCCGCCGAGCGCGGCGGCGACCGCGGCGGCCATCGCCCGCGCGCCGTGCACCCCGTCGCCGTCCTGGGTGTAGCGCGCGTCGTACTCGGCCAGCTCGGCCGCGGCGGACGGCTCGCCCGGGTGCACCACGGCCAGGACGGCGGCGCGTACGCAGGCCGCGTCGTCGAAGTAGTGCGGGTTGTCATGGCCGGTGGCGGGCGGCCGCAGCCCGGCGGCGAGGTTGCCGAGCCCGGCCCGTACGGAGATCCGGGCGCGCAGCGGCAGGACGGCGGACTCGACCTCGGGCGCCCGGTCGGCTGCCGCGGCGACCTCGTTGGCGAGCGCGTTCCAGGCGAGGTCGAGGGCGGCCCGCATCCGGCGGTCCAGGCCCAGGTCGCTGAGGGGTGCGCCGGCCGCGGTGAGCACCGATTCGGCGGTGAAGGCCGCCCATTCGGCGTCGTCGGAGGGCCCCAGCCGCAGTGGTTCGGGCGGCTGGTTGAGGGCGATCGGCACGGGCAGCGTGGTGGTCGCGTTCTGCTCGGCGAAGGTGTCCAGCTCACGGGTCAGCCGCCGGGTCCACTCCGGCATCCGCGCCGCACGGTGCCGGGCCGCCGGCCACCCGGCGGCGTCCCCCGAGGCCACCCCCAGCAGCAGCCCCTCGATACGGCTCCGCGCACCGTCCGTGTCGCCGGGACCGGCGGCGCTCCCCACCGCTTCCCGGCCGTTCATCCGGCCCCCACCACGGCCTCGACGCCCGTCCCGGCCGCGGGCCCCGTCGTGGCACGGGCCCCCGGGTCCGTCCCCTGCGAGGTCAGCAGCTCCGCGATGTCCAGGACGTGATAGCCCGCCATCGACGGCAGACAGCTGCCGCGCGCCGGGCCGATGGCGGCGGCCCAGGCCCCGGGGATCGCGGCGGCGCCGCACAGCGCACCGGCCAGCGCCCCGGCGACGGCCGCCGTGGTGTCGGCGTCGCGCCCCATGTTGACCGCGGTCAGCACCGAGGCGGAGAAGTCACCGCGGGCCGCCTCGAACGCGCCGAAGGCCAGGCCGACGGCCTCCGGCGCCAGGTCCGTCCAGGGGTAGCCGCCGACCACGACGGCGGAGCGCACCGCGCGCTCGGTGCCGAGCCGGGTGATGCCCGGGTCGTGCCGGGAGCGCTGAGCGGCACCGACCGCCCGGCGCAGAGAGCGGGCGGTCCAGGAGTCCTCCGGCACGACGGACAGCGCGGCGGCGATCACCGCGTCGGTGGAGGCGGCGACCATGGCGGTGGCGACCCCGGCGGCCACCGCCCGGCCGCCGTAGATGCCCTCGCCGTCGTGGCTGACGGTGCCGTCGATGGCGACGAGCCGGGCGGCCTCGGCGGGCCGTCCGGCGGCGAAGACCCCGAACGGCGCGGCGCGCATCGCCAGCCCGTCGCTCCAGGCGTGCCGGTGCTGGGCGGAGATGGGCGCGGCCAGGCCCCGGCGCAGGTTCTCCAGGGTGCCGCGCTCACTGAAGCCCGCACCGCGGAACGGCCCCTCGTCACGGTCGGCGATCCACCGGTGCCAGGCGGCCTCGACATGGGCGACGGTCAGCGCCGAGCCGTGCGCGGCGAGCAGCAGCCCCGAGAAGATGGCGTACTCGGTGTCGTCGGTGCCGGCCGGGTCGTCCTCGACATAGCCCTCGATCCGGCCCCAGCGGCGGCGGATCTGCGAGGGCTTCATGTTCTCCGCGGGGGCTCCGAGCGCATCACCGACGGCGAGCCCGAGCAGCGCGCCCCGGGCCCGGTCGCGGACGGCCTCGCCCGCGCCGGGCCCGGCCGGATCCGCGGGCGGAGGGTGCGCTGCGCTCATGTGCGTGCCGTTCTGTCGTACGGGCCGGACCGCCGCCGGGGACCGCGGGGCGCCGCCCGGCTTCGGACCGCTGCGCTGTATCCGTGCCACGCGACGGCCCGGCTCTCCTGTCCCGGGCGGCAGGGTCACCCGGTCGACTCCCTCGGACGGCCCCGGAGTGGTGCGCCCGGCGGGCCCCGTACGGGCGTGTGACCCGGATCTCATCCCCGACCTCGCGGAAAAGCCGCAGGTCAGCGCGGTAAGTTCGGCCTTCCTTGCTAGCGGCGAAGGCCAATCCCCGCATAACTTCGAAGCGTTGGAGGGGGAAGTGCCGCCATCGGCCCACACCTCGCTCGCAGGGAGTAGGTACCGATATGTCCGTCATGGAGATCATGGATGCCGCGGCGCCGACGCATGTGGCCCACCGCGACAACCACACCCACCGCGATGTGAACGGTGGCTGGCTGCGCCCCGCCGTCTTCGGCGCGATGGACGGGCTGGTCTCGAACGTCGCCCTGATGACGGGCGCCGCCGGCGGCGCGCTGTCGCAGCAGGCGATCATCATCACCGGCCTCGCGGGCCTGGCGGCCGGCGCCTTCTCGATGGCGGCGGGGGAGTACACCTCGGTCGCCTCGCAGCGTGAGCTGGTGCAGGCCGAGCTGGATGTCGAGCGGGCCGAGCTGCGCAAGCACCCGAAGGACGAGCTGGAGGAGCTGGCGGCCCTCTACGCCTCGCGCGGGGTCGAGCCGGCGCTCGCCCGGCAGGTCGCCGCACAGCTCTCCAAGGACCCGGAGCAGGCCCTGGAGATCCATGCCAGGGAGGAATTGGGCATCGACCCGTCCGACCTTCCTTCGCCCGCCGTGGCGGCGATTTCCTCCTTCGGATCGTTTGCGCTGGGCGCGCTGATGCCTCTTCTTCCTTACCTTTTGGGGGCTTCCGCGATCTGGCCCGCGGTGCTGTTCGCCCTGGTCGGACTGTTCGCCTGTGGGGCGGTCGTGGCGCGTGTGACGGCGCGTTCCTGGTGGTTCAGCGGGCTGCGGCAACTCGCCCTGGGTGGCGCCGCCGCGGGTGTGACGTACGCCCTGGGCGCACTGTTCGGAACCGTCGTAGGCTGACGTGTCATACGGGTGACTGCATAATTACAGCGTTACCCAGCGGTTTCGGTTTGTTGACGGCCGGGCATAAGGCCCAGGCGTCGCGGGCAATGTCGCTCGCCGAACGCCGCCTTGTGGGACGGCCTCGTTTCCGTCCGCGTACTGACTCACCGCAGGTGCGGTGTCCGCATGCTGGAAGCCCCTTTTCGCTTTTTGAGAAGGGAGTCATCCTGTAACCTGCACGAAATTTCGCGGAGGGCCAACGTCGTCCCTCGGCAATGCCTATGCCACGACGACGTTGGGAGAGCCGATGCGTTTCGCGTCCACGCACTCCGCGACCACCAGCAGCAGCGACGCCGCCGCCTGGTCGCCCATGGACGGCCGCCCCGCCCAGCAGGGGATGTACGACCCCCGCAATGAGCACGACGCCTGTGGCGTCGGCTTTGTGGCCACCCTCACCGGCGAGGCCAGCCACGCACTGGTCGAGCAGGCGCTCACCGTCCTGACGAATCTGGAGCACCGCGGTGCCACCGGCTCGGAGCCCGACTCGGGCGACGGCGCCGGCATCCTGCTCCAGGTGCCGGACGCGTTCCTTCGCGAGAACGTCACCTTCGAGCTCCCCGAGGCCGGCGCCTACGCCGTCGGTATCGCCTTCCTCCCGTCCGACGCCCAGGAAGCGGCCGACGCCGTCTCGCGCATCGAGACGATGGCCGGTGAAGAGGGCCTGGACGTCATCGGCTGGCGGGTGGTCCCGGTCGCCCCGCAGCTGCTGGGCAACGGCGCGCGCGCCACCATGCCCGCCTTCTCACAGATCTTCGTCGGCGACGGCAAGAACACCGGCCTGGCGCTGGACCGCAAGGCCTTCGCGCTGCGCAAGCGCGCCGAGCGGGAGGCCGGGGTCTACTTCCCCTCGCTGTCCGCCCGGACGATCGTCTACAAGGGCATGCTCACCACCGGACAGCTGGAGCCCTTTTTCCCGGACCTGTCCGACCGCCGCTTCGCCACCGCCATCGCGCTGGTGCACTCGCGGTTCTCCACCAACACCTTCCCGAGCTGGCCGCTGGCCCACCCGTACCGCTTCGTCGCGCACAACGGCGAGATCAACACGGTCAAGGGCAACCGCAACTGGATGCGCGCCCGTGAGTCGCAGCTCGCCTCCAAGCTCTTCGGCAGCGAGGACCTGGAGCGGATCTTCCCGGTCTGCACCCCGGACGCCTCCGACTCCGCCTCCTTCGACGAGGTCCTGGAGCTGCTCCACCTCGGCGGCCGCTCGCTGCCGCACTCCGTGCTGATGATGGTCCCCGAGGCGTGGGAGAACTCCCCCTCCATGGACCCGGCCCGGCGGGCCTTCTACCAGTACCACTCCACGATGATGGAGCCCTGGGACGGCCCGGCCTGTGTCACCTTCACCGACGGCACCCAGGTCGGCGCGGTCCTCGACCGCAACGGTCTGCGCCCCGGCCGCTACTGGGTCACCGACGACGGCCTGGTCGTGCTCTCCTCCGAGGTCGGCGTCCTGGACATCGACCCCGCGAAGGTCGTCCGCAAGGGCCGCCTGCAGCCCGGCCGGATGTTCCTCGTCGACACCGCCGAGCACCGCATCATCGAGGACGACGAGATCAAGGCGCAGCTCGCCGGCGAGCAGCCCTACCAGGAGTGGCTGGACTCCGGTCTGATCGAGCTCGCGGACCTGCCCGAGCGTGAGCACATCGTGCACACCCACGCCTCGGTCACCCGCCGCCAGCAGACCTTCGGCTACACCGAGGAAGAGCTGCGCGTCATCCTCGCCCCGATGGCCAAGGCCGGCGCCGAGCCCATCGGCTCGATGGGCACCGACTCGCCGATCGCCGCGCTCTCCGAGCGCCCCCGGCTGCTCTTCGACTACTTCACCCAGCTCTTCGCGCAGGTCACCAACCCGCCGCTGGACGCCATCCGCGAGGAGCTCGTCACCTCGCTGATCTCCTCCCTCGGCCCCCAGGGCAACCTCCTGGAGCCGACCCCGTCCTCCTGCCGCAGCGTGACCCTGCCCTTCCCGGTCATCGACAACGACGAGCTCGCCAAGCTCGTCCACATCAACGCCGACGGCGACATGCCCGGCATGAAGGCCGTGACCCTCTCCGGCCTCTACCGGGTCTCCGGCGGCGGCGAGTCGCTGGCCGCCCGGATCGAGGAGATCTGCGCCGAGGCGGACGCCGCCATCGACGACGGCGCCCGGCTGATCGTGCTCTCCGACCGCCATTCGGACGCCGAGCACGCGCCGATCCCGTCGCTGCTGCTCACCGCCGCGGTCCACCACCACCTCATCGGCACCAAGGAGCGCACCCAGGTCGGTCTGCTCGTCGAGGCCGGCGATGTGCGCGAGGTGCACCATGTCGCGCTGCTCATCGGCTTCGGTGCCGCGGCCGTCAACCCGTACCTGGCCATGGAGTCGGTCGAGGACCTCGTCCGCGCCGGCACCTTCCTGCCCGGCATCGAGGCCGAGGCCGCCATCAAGAACCTCATCAAGGCGCTCGGCAAGGGCGTCCTGAAGGTCATGTCCAAGATGGGCATCTCGACCGTCGCCTCCTACCGCGGCGCGCAGGTCTTCGAGGCCGTCGGCCTGGACGAGGCGTTCGTCGAGAAGTACTTCCACGGCACTGCCACCAAGATCGGCGGCGCCGGTCTGGACATCATCGCCAAGGAGGTCGCAGCGAGGCACGCCAAGGCCTACCCGGCCTCCGGCATCGCCGCCACGCACCGCGCGCTGGACATCGGCGGCGAGTACCAGTGGCGCCGCGAGGGCGAGCCGCACCTCTTCGACCCGGACACCGTCTTCCGGCTCCAGCACTCCACCCGCTCGCGCCGCTACGACATCTTCAAGCAGTACACCGACCGGGTGAACGAGCAGTCCGAGCGGCTGATGACGCTGCGCGGTCTGTTCTCCTTCGCCGCCGACCGCCCCTCGATCCCGATCGAGGAGGTCGAGCCGGCGTCCGAGATCGTCAAGCGCTTCTCCACCGGCGCCATGTCGTACGGCTCCATCTCCCAGGAGGCGCACGAGACCCTCGCCATCGCCATGAACCAGCTGGGCGGCAAGTCCAACACCGGTGAGGGCGGCGAGGACCCCGAGCGTCTCTACGACCCGGCGCGCCGCTCGTCCATCAAGCAGGTCGCCTCCGGCCGCTTCGGTGTGACGTCCGAGTACCTCGTCAACTCCGACGACATCCAGATCAAGATGGCCCAGGGCGCCAAGCCCGGCGAGGGCGGCCAGCTGCCCGGCCACAAGGTCTACCCGTGGGTCGCCAAGACCCGGCACTCCACCCCGGGCGTCGGCCTGATCTCCCCGCCGCCGCACCACGACATCTACTCCATCGAGGACCTGGCTCAGCTGATCCACGACCTCAAGAACGCCAACCCGCAGGCCCGCATCCACGTGAAGCTGGTCTCCGAGGTCGGCGTCGGCACCGTCGCCGCGGGTGTTTCCAAGGCGCACGCGGACGTGGTCCTGATCTCCGGCCACGACGGCGGTACGGGTGCCTCCCCGCTGACCTCGCTCAAGCACGCGGGCGGCCCCTGGGAGCTGGGCCTGGCCGAGACCCAGCAGACGCTGCTGCTCAACGGCCTGCGCGACCGCATCGTGGTGCAGACCGACGGCCAGCTCAAGACCGGCCGCGATGTCGTCATCGCCGCCCTGCTGGGCGCCGAGGAGTACGGCTTCGCGACCGCACCGCTGGTCGTCTCCGGCTGCGTCATGATGCGCGTCTGCCACCTGGACACCTGCCCGGTCGGTATCGCCACCCAGAACCCGGCGCTGCGCGAGCGGTTCAACGGCAAGGCCGAGTACGTCGTCAACTTCTTCCAGTTCATCGCCGAAGAGGTCCGTGAGCTCCTCGCCGAGCTGGGCTTCCGCACCCTCGACGAGGCCATCGGCCACGCCGAGCTGCTGAACACCTCCCGCGCGGTGGACCACTGGAAGGCGCAGGGCCTGGACCTGGCCCCGCTGCTGCACGTCCCCGAGCTGGCCGAGGGCGCCGTGCGCCACCAGGTCATCGAGCAGGACCACGGCCTGGCGAAGGCGCTCGACAACGAGCTGATCAAGCTCGCCGCCGACGCCCTGGCCGCGGACACCGCCGAGGCCGCCCAGCCGGTGCGGGCCCAGGTCGCGATCCGGAACATCAACCGGACCGTCGGCACCATGCTCGGCCACGAGGTCACCAAGAAGTTCGGCGGTGCCGGTCTGCCCGACGACACCATCGACATCACCTTCACCGGCTCCGCCGGCCAGTCCTTCGGCGCGTTCCTGCCGCGCGGCATCACGCTGCGCCTGGAGGGCGACGCCAACGACTACGTCGGCAAGGGCCTGTCGGGCGGCCGGGTCGTCGTCCGCCCGGACCGCGGCGCCGACCACCTCGCCGAGTACTCGACCATCGCGGGCAACACCCTCGCCTACGGCGCCACCGGCGGCGAGCTGTTCCTGCGCGGCCGGGTCGGCGAACGCTTCTGCGTCCGCAACTCCGGTGC
This genomic stretch from Streptomyces nigrescens harbors:
- the gltB gene encoding glutamate synthase large subunit, whose amino-acid sequence is MRFASTHSATTSSSDAAAWSPMDGRPAQQGMYDPRNEHDACGVGFVATLTGEASHALVEQALTVLTNLEHRGATGSEPDSGDGAGILLQVPDAFLRENVTFELPEAGAYAVGIAFLPSDAQEAADAVSRIETMAGEEGLDVIGWRVVPVAPQLLGNGARATMPAFSQIFVGDGKNTGLALDRKAFALRKRAEREAGVYFPSLSARTIVYKGMLTTGQLEPFFPDLSDRRFATAIALVHSRFSTNTFPSWPLAHPYRFVAHNGEINTVKGNRNWMRARESQLASKLFGSEDLERIFPVCTPDASDSASFDEVLELLHLGGRSLPHSVLMMVPEAWENSPSMDPARRAFYQYHSTMMEPWDGPACVTFTDGTQVGAVLDRNGLRPGRYWVTDDGLVVLSSEVGVLDIDPAKVVRKGRLQPGRMFLVDTAEHRIIEDDEIKAQLAGEQPYQEWLDSGLIELADLPEREHIVHTHASVTRRQQTFGYTEEELRVILAPMAKAGAEPIGSMGTDSPIAALSERPRLLFDYFTQLFAQVTNPPLDAIREELVTSLISSLGPQGNLLEPTPSSCRSVTLPFPVIDNDELAKLVHINADGDMPGMKAVTLSGLYRVSGGGESLAARIEEICAEADAAIDDGARLIVLSDRHSDAEHAPIPSLLLTAAVHHHLIGTKERTQVGLLVEAGDVREVHHVALLIGFGAAAVNPYLAMESVEDLVRAGTFLPGIEAEAAIKNLIKALGKGVLKVMSKMGISTVASYRGAQVFEAVGLDEAFVEKYFHGTATKIGGAGLDIIAKEVAARHAKAYPASGIAATHRALDIGGEYQWRREGEPHLFDPDTVFRLQHSTRSRRYDIFKQYTDRVNEQSERLMTLRGLFSFAADRPSIPIEEVEPASEIVKRFSTGAMSYGSISQEAHETLAIAMNQLGGKSNTGEGGEDPERLYDPARRSSIKQVASGRFGVTSEYLVNSDDIQIKMAQGAKPGEGGQLPGHKVYPWVAKTRHSTPGVGLISPPPHHDIYSIEDLAQLIHDLKNANPQARIHVKLVSEVGVGTVAAGVSKAHADVVLISGHDGGTGASPLTSLKHAGGPWELGLAETQQTLLLNGLRDRIVVQTDGQLKTGRDVVIAALLGAEEYGFATAPLVVSGCVMMRVCHLDTCPVGIATQNPALRERFNGKAEYVVNFFQFIAEEVRELLAELGFRTLDEAIGHAELLNTSRAVDHWKAQGLDLAPLLHVPELAEGAVRHQVIEQDHGLAKALDNELIKLAADALAADTAEAAQPVRAQVAIRNINRTVGTMLGHEVTKKFGGAGLPDDTIDITFTGSAGQSFGAFLPRGITLRLEGDANDYVGKGLSGGRVVVRPDRGADHLAEYSTIAGNTLAYGATGGELFLRGRVGERFCVRNSGATVVSEGVGDHGCEYMTGGNAVVLGETGRNFAAGMSGGFAYVIDLDKANVNKELVDAVNPLDEADKQWLHDVVQRHQEETGSTVAAKLLADWDAAAARFSKVIPPTYQAVLVAKDAAEQAGLSESETHEKMMEAATNG
- a CDS encoding VIT1/CCC1 transporter family protein → MEIMDAAAPTHVAHRDNHTHRDVNGGWLRPAVFGAMDGLVSNVALMTGAAGGALSQQAIIITGLAGLAAGAFSMAAGEYTSVASQRELVQAELDVERAELRKHPKDELEELAALYASRGVEPALARQVAAQLSKDPEQALEIHAREELGIDPSDLPSPAVAAISSFGSFALGALMPLLPYLLGASAIWPAVLFALVGLFACGAVVARVTARSWWFSGLRQLALGGAAAGVTYALGALFGTVVG
- a CDS encoding ADP-ribosylglycohydrolase family protein; translation: MNGREAVGSAAGPGDTDGARSRIEGLLLGVASGDAAGWPAARHRAARMPEWTRRLTRELDTFAEQNATTTLPVPIALNQPPEPLRLGPSDDAEWAAFTAESVLTAAGAPLSDLGLDRRMRAALDLAWNALANEVAAAADRAPEVESAVLPLRARISVRAGLGNLAAGLRPPATGHDNPHYFDDAACVRAAVLAVVHPGEPSAAAELAEYDARYTQDGDGVHGARAMAAAVAAALGGTAAAGCVEAALDQLPEGTEIRRNALHAVRLARSFATDGPGAAGRPGTAFALVPVLEHEIVDHVYSYGIAAAETVPVALALALATDGRVAEAVPAAACLSRVADSAPALAGALTGTLGGAQALPRTWRDACRVLSGCALPRLAGTDLVELAGLLARTELTAPEAAAAPPPARPEAVSRALLAPAPSPTVEGLTHT
- a CDS encoding ADP-ribosylglycohydrolase family protein encodes the protein MSAAHPPPADPAGPGAGEAVRDRARGALLGLAVGDALGAPAENMKPSQIRRRWGRIEGYVEDDPAGTDDTEYAIFSGLLLAAHGSALTVAHVEAAWHRWIADRDEGPFRGAGFSERGTLENLRRGLAAPISAQHRHAWSDGLAMRAAPFGVFAAGRPAEAARLVAIDGTVSHDGEGIYGGRAVAAGVATAMVAASTDAVIAAALSVVPEDSWTARSLRRAVGAAQRSRHDPGITRLGTERAVRSAVVVGGYPWTDLAPEAVGLAFGAFEAARGDFSASVLTAVNMGRDADTTAAVAGALAGALCGAAAIPGAWAAAIGPARGSCLPSMAGYHVLDIAELLTSQGTDPGARATTGPAAGTGVEAVVGAG